In Streptomyces sp. 840.1, the DNA window TGGCGGGGTGGGCCCTGTCGCCGGTTGCCTTGAGGACCTTGCGGCGGCCGTCGGGGCCTGAGCCGATGTCGAGCACCATTCCGCAGCCCACCCCGCAGTAGGAGCAGACCGTCCGTACCGTGGTGACGGCGGCCGACGAGCTCTCTGGGGGCACCGGGGGACCTTCCGTGGATCGGATCGTGGTGGTCCCGATAGTACGAACAGCCCATTACGCCGGTGTGACCCGGGCGGATCATGGGCGGTAACGCGCGCCGCACATCCGCCGGCCCGGTGCTGTGAGACGAGAAGGACGTCCTCGGCCCGACGGTTCAGGCGCGGGAGCGCAGCCGGCGCCACACCGCCTTCGCCGCGTGGTGTCCGGACATGCCGTGCACACCGGGTCCGGGCGGGGTCGCGGAGGAGCAGATGAAGACCGCAGGATGCGCTGTCGCGTACGGCACCCGGGCGAGCTTGGGACGGATCACGGTCTGCAGTCCCGCGAAGGCGCCGCAGGCGATGTCCCCGTCCACGTAGTTCGCGTTGCGTGCGGCGATCCGGGGCGGTCCCGCCACACAGCGGGCGAGCACCAGATCACGGAACCCGGGCGCGAAGCGCTCCAGTTGGCGTTCGATGACCTCGGTGGCGTCGCCCTCCCAGCCGGCCGGGACGTGCCCGTACACCCAGAACACCTGCTTGCCCTCGGGGGCGCGGGACGGGTCGACGAGGCTGGGCTGGGCGGTGATCAGGAACGGCACGCTCGGGTCGCGGCCGCCGACCGCCGCGCGCAGGGCGGAGTCGATCTCGCCGGCCGTGGGGCCGATGTGTACCGTACCCGCCCGGCGGGCCTCCTCGGCAGTCCAGGGGACGGGCCCCGACAGGGCGTAGTCGATCTTGAAGCAGGAGGCGCCGTAGCGGTAGCCCCGGTAGGCGTTGCCCAGACCGGCGATCCGGGCCAGCGCGGTCGGCGAGGTGTCGAAGATGTAGGCGCGGGCGGGCGGGAGCTCGTCCAGGCGCTTGACCTCCGTACCGGTGTGGATGACGCCGCTCTGTTCCCGCAGGTACGAGGCGAGGGCGTCGGAGATGGCCTGGGAGCCGCCGCGCGGCACCGGCCAGCCCTTCTCGTGCGCGGCCAGCGCGAAGAGCAGGGCGATTCCGCCGGTGGCGATGCCGCTGGTGGGGGCTATGGCGTGGGCGCCCAGTCCGGCGAAGAGACCGCGCGCCTTCTCGCCGCCGAAGCGGCGGGACAGCAGCGTGGCGGGCTGGATGGCGTCGAGGCCGAAGCGCACCCAGCGGTACGGGTCGCGCGGCAGCCCGTCCCACGGGGTGCGCAGGAAGTCCTCGGCGAGGCTGTCCCAGTGGCCGATGAACGGGGCGACGAGCCTGCGGTAGGCCCCCGCGTCACGCGGCCCGAGCGACATGGCGCTCTCCCCCACCGATGAGGCCAGCACGGCGGCGGACCCGTCCGGGAAGGGGTGGGCCAGGGCCAGCCGGGGCTGGATCCACTCCAGACCGTGCCGGGCGAGCGGCATCGCGTCGAAGGCGGGCGAGCCGATGCCCAGCGGGTGGACCGCCGAGCAGGGGTCGTGCCGGAAGCCGGGGAGGGTGAGCTCCTCGGTACGGGCTCCGCCGCCGACGGTCCGCCCGGCTTCGAAGACCTCCACGGTATGGCCTCGGCGAGCCAGTTCGGCCGCGGCGGTCAGCCCGTTGGGGCCTGCCCCCACGACGACTGCGTCAAGCATCGACGGCACCTTCGGACTCCTTTGTCAGCCG includes these proteins:
- a CDS encoding NAD(P)/FAD-dependent oxidoreductase; amino-acid sequence: MPSMLDAVVVGAGPNGLTAAAELARRGHTVEVFEAGRTVGGGARTEELTLPGFRHDPCSAVHPLGIGSPAFDAMPLARHGLEWIQPRLALAHPFPDGSAAVLASSVGESAMSLGPRDAGAYRRLVAPFIGHWDSLAEDFLRTPWDGLPRDPYRWVRFGLDAIQPATLLSRRFGGEKARGLFAGLGAHAIAPTSGIATGGIALLFALAAHEKGWPVPRGGSQAISDALASYLREQSGVIHTGTEVKRLDELPPARAYIFDTSPTALARIAGLGNAYRGYRYGASCFKIDYALSGPVPWTAEEARRAGTVHIGPTAGEIDSALRAAVGGRDPSVPFLITAQPSLVDPSRAPEGKQVFWVYGHVPAGWEGDATEVIERQLERFAPGFRDLVLARCVAGPPRIAARNANYVDGDIACGAFAGLQTVIRPKLARVPYATAHPAVFICSSATPPGPGVHGMSGHHAAKAVWRRLRSRA